The Pradoshia eiseniae DNA segment GGATAGGCATTGCGATAGAAAAAATGGTAAAATACATTCATTGGACAAGAGGTTTTGTGAAATCTCTTAAGCAGTTAGGAGGAAAGAAGGCTTGAAGAAGAAACATTTGCTTCTCTTTGGTTCAGTCATATTTCTTATTGCCATTCTATCAGGGTGCAGTGAAATTAATGAACCAATCACTTCAGAGAGTGAGGGAATCTGGAATACTTATTTTGTTTATCCGCTTTCCTGGTTGATTATTAAAATGGCAGACATATTCGGAAACCGATATGGAATTTCTATTATTGTTGTCACAATTCTTGTGCGACTTCTTATTTTGCCATTAATGATCAAGCAAATAAAAAGCACAAAGGCTATGCAGGCAATTCAGCCTGAAATGAACCGCCTTAAAGAGAAGTACAGCTCCAAGGATGCTGAGACACAGCAAAAACTGCAGCAGGAAACGATGGCTTTATTCCAGCAGCATGGTGTTAATCCATTAGCTGGATGTCTGCCGATCTTTATCCAAATGCCTATCTTAATTGCATTCTACCATGCGATTATGAGGACAACAGAGATAGCAAACCATAGTTTCCTATGGTTTGATTTAGGCGATAAAGACCCATTCTTTATCTTGCCGCTTGTCGCGGGCTTAACAACCTATATCCAACAAAAAATCTCCATGGTTGGACAAGATAATAACCCGACAATGCAAATGATGCTGTACATTATGCCGATTATGATTATCGTATTTGCGATTAATTTCCCAGCGGCATTATCACTATACTGGGTTATTGGTAACCTATTCTCTATTGCTCAAACTTACTTCATTAAAGGTCCAGATATTAAGCAAGCAAAGTCTGACAAGGCAATTGCTAGAGCTGGAGGTAAGAAAAAGTGAAACAAGTAACCGCAACTGCCCAAACGGTGGATGAAGCCGTTGAATCTGCAATTAAACAATTAAATGCATCCGAGGATATGATTGAAGTCCAAGTCGTGGATGAAGGCAAAAAAGGCTTTTTGGGCTTATTTGGCACAAGGCCGGCCATTGTTAAAGTCATTTTGAAGCAGGATCCTTTGGCAGAAGCCAAGCGCTTCATAGAAGACGTCGCAGAGCAAATGGGTGCGCCGGTGCAAGTGACACTGAAAAGGGAAGGCAAATTAGTCATTTTTGAGCTATCTGGCGAGAAAATTGCTATGCTAATTGGCAAACGGGGACAAACCCTCAATTCGTTACAATACTTGACCCAGTTAGTGGCTAACAAGCATTCCGAGCAATACTTGACTGTTATGCTTGATGCGGAGGATTACCGAAGCAGAAGGACGCAGACGCTTAAACAGCTTGCGGAGAAAATGGCAAGCAAGGCGCTTTATACGAAAAAGGAAGTGCCGCTTGAGCCAATGCCGTCTTACGAGCGGAAAGTCATTCATTCAGCATTGATGAACAAGAAGAATATTAAGACCTATTCTGCGGGAACCGAACCGAATCGATATATCGTGATCGCCCCGCATAAATAAGAAATGCCGGCCAAAACATGGCCGGCATTTTTTTATTGATCCTCATCCGGATCTATGTTATCAAGCTCAGCAGAGGCTGATTGCTGGAGCATCTTTAGAAGCATGCCTTTATTTTTCGAGATATCTTCAAGAGAATAGGCATCAAGTACCTCGATGAAGGCCAAGAGGGCCTGATTCAGGATATTTCTTAGTGCGCAAACCGGTGAAATGGGGCAGTGATTATCTGAGGTGAAGCATTCAACGATAGCGAAATCCTCTTCTGTCTTTCTGACAAGAGCGCCAATATTTATATCATGCGGTTCCATAGCAAGGCGAATTCCGCCATTTCTTCCCCGGACCGTTTCTATATACCCTAATTTCCCTAAATTATAAATAACCTTCATAAGATGATTCTTTGATATGCCATAGGCTGCCGCAATATCCTTTATATTAGCCAATTTATGAGTATCTGCGCTTAAATACATTAAGACGCGAATGGAATAATCGGTGTAGCTCGTTAATCGCATGATGAATTCCTCTCTTTCTGCCTGCGATATATATTAATACTATCATATTTAAAAGATTATTTTAAAAATTGCATTTGTTTTAAATTGGGTGGATAATAAAGAAGTATTTAAAATACATCTTTTAGTAACAGAGGGAGTGATTGGGATGTTATCAGCTAAAACAATTGAAATTGTGAAATCAACAGCCCCTATTTTAGAAACGAGAGGGAAAGAAATTACGACTACGTTCTACCGAAATCTTTTTGTGAAACACCCTGAATTATTAAATATTTTTAACCATGCGAACCAGCAAAAGGGGCGCCAGCAAACGGCTCTCGCTAATACGGTAACGGCAGCTGCACATTATATTGATCGGCTTGAGGTGTTATTGCCGGTGGTAAAGCAAATTGCCCATAAGCATAGAAGCTTGGCCATCAAGCCTGAGCATTATCCGATTGTTGGAGAGAATTTGCTAGAGGCGATCAAGGAGGTGCTCGGTGAAGCAGCTACGGATGAAATCATTGGAGCTTGGGCCGAGGCATACGCAGTGATTGCCGATGTCTTCATTGCTGTTGAGAAGGAAATGTATGAAGAAGTACAAGAAGCAGCAGGCGGCTGGGCTGATTATAAGGAGTTCATCGTAATGGATAAAGTGAGAGAAAGTGAGAATATCACCTCGATTCTTTTGAAGCCTGCAGATGGTCAAGCTTTACCGGCGTTTAAACCTGGCCAGTACATGACCATCCGAATCTCGATTCCAGGTGAGCAATATTTGATGAACCGGCAGTACAGTTTGACTTGTTCTCCCAATAAGGAGTACTTCCGAATCTCCGTGAAAAAAGAGCTGCCTGGGAGCAGTCCGGATGGGAAGGTTTCGAATTATCTCCATACCTATCTGAATGTAGGCGACCGTCTTGAGGCCACAGCGCCGGCTGGAGATTTCACCCTTGATGTCATGGAATCAAAACCAGTGTATTTTATTGCCGGAGGGGTAGGCATTACTCCGTTTATGAGTATGCTCCATACCTTGTCGGAGAAGAATCCTTCAAGGGAAGTTGTTCTGAAGCACTCCGTTAGAAATGAACAAATCCGGCCATTTAACAAAGAACTGAAGCAGCTGGTTCAGAAGATGCCTCATTTCGAAGCGATGTTTTATTTGAGTGATGACAAGAGAAGAATGACCTCTGAAGACCTGCAAGGGCTGGATCCAAAGGGGATTTACTACGTTTGCGGACCAGCAGGATTCATGAGCTTTGCTGTGAGCTCCTTGCGAGAAGCAGGGATTGGTGAGGATCAAATCCATCATGAATTTTTCGGACCTGCCATGCAGCTGGAAGAGACTAAATAAGGGGGATATTGGCGATACTAAATAATATCCGGCAGACATTTATATAGAAAGAATAAAAAGGGGCGAGGATAGGAATCTTGGTCCTTTTTTATGTTGAAAGAAAAAACAAGGAGAGTCTGATATATTAACAGCGATAATCAAAAGAAGATTGTGCTTAGATTCTTGTTATTCACATGTGGATAAGTTAAAATTAAACGTATTGCATTTCCGCAGGATGTGGATAAAAGCGATTCTTACAGTAAGTCGGAGAAGCCGATTTTAATATAAAACGAAAAAACACAACAGGAAAGGAGTAAAAACCATGGATTTTGAAACAATTGCTGCGATATCAACTGCGATGGGCGAAGGGGCGATTGGTATTGTCCGTTTGAGCGGAGATGAAGCAATCAAGATAGCCGATTCTGTTTATCGAAGCCCTAAAGGGAAATCCTTGGCTGATGTGAAGAGCCACACGATTCATTATGGACATATGGTTGACCCTGCGACAAACCAAATGGTTGATGAAGTGATGGTGTCTGTGATGAAGGGGCCGAATACCTTCACGCGTGAGGATACGGTTGAAATCAATTGTCATGGTGGACTTGTCTCCGTCAACAAAGTACTGCAACTAGTCTTGAATCAAGGAGCAAAGCTAGCAGAGCCGGGTGAATTCACGAAACGTGCCTTCTTAAACGGCCGCATTGATTTGTCTCAGGCAGAAGCAGTCATGGATCTCATCCGGGCGAAGACGGATAAAGCTATGAACATGGCATTAGGCCAGGTTGAAGGGAAGTTATCTAAATTGATTCGGGCCCTCCGCCAGGAAATCCTCGAAACACTTGCCCAAGTAGAAGTAAACATTGATTACCCAGAATATGATGATGTAGAAGAAATGACACACCGCTTATTTAAGGAGCGTTGTGAGCATGTGAAGGCAGAGATTGAGAGGCTCTTGCAAACGAGCCATCAAGGAAAGATCCTTAGAGAAGGCATTTCAACAGTTATCATCGGACGTCCGAATGTTGGTAAATCGTCCTTGTTAAATAGTCTCGTGCAGGAGAATAAGGCCATCGTAACTGACATTCCTGGTACGACGCGGGATGTCATCGAGGAATATGTCAATGTAAGAGGGGTTCCCTTAAGACTCGTTGATACAGCTGGGATCAGGGAAACTGAAGACATTGTTGAGCGCATTGGTGTTGAACGTTCACGGGAAGTTTTGAAGAAGGCAGACTTAATTTTGCTTGTTTTAAATAATGCCGATGATTTTACAGAAGAAGATGTACGATTATTTGACGCGGTGAAGGGCATGGATGTGATTGTCTTGATCAACAAGACAGACCTGCCGCGTAAATTGGATATAGACAAAGTGAAAGATAGAGCGGGGAACTATCCGATTATTATGACCTCCTTGAAAGAAGAGGTCGGTGTCGATCAGCTTGAAGAGGCAATTTCTAGCTTGTTCTTTGAAGGGAATTTGCAGATGGGGGATGCAACCTATGTATCAAATTCTCGTCATATCGCTCTTTTGAACCAAGCGAAGAAGGCGATTGAAGATGCACTTGAAGGAATTGAAGCTGGTGTACCAATTGATCTTGTCCAAATTGACTTGACAAAGTCATGGGAAATGCTCGGCGAAATTATTGGGGATAGTGTACATGAAAGCTTAATCGATCAGTTGTTCTCGCAGTTCTGTCTTGGGAAATAAGGAGGTTAAACAATGGCATATCATGCTGGTGAATACGATGTAATAGTAGTAGGAGCGGGACATGCCGGCTGTGAGGCTGGTTTGGCTGCAGCGAGACAGGGAGCGAAAACGCTTGTCTTGACAATTAATCTTGATATGGTGGCTTTCATGCCATGTAATCCATCTGTAGGTGGTCCAGCAAAAGGGATCGTCGTGAGAGAAATAGATGCTCTCGGTGGAGAGATGGGGCGAAATATTGATAAGACGCATATCCAAATGCGGATGCTTAACACAGGCAAGGGGCCAGCTGTCCGCGCGTTACGGGCACAAGCCGATAAATTTGCCTACCAAAATGAAATGAAGAAAACATTAGAGGATGAGAAAAATCTTACGCTGATGCAGGGAATGGTCGACCGGTTGATTATTGAGGATGGCGAGTGCAAAGGTGTCATTACACAAACGGGAGCGATGTACCACTCCAAGGCCGTTGTCATCACGACAGGAACATTCCTGCGCGGGGAAATCATCCTCGGTGAACTGAAATACTCAAGCGGTCCGAATAATCAGCAGCCTTCCATTAAGCTGTCTGAGCACCTAGAAGAGCTGGGCTTTGATTTGGTTCGCTTTAAAACAGGTACTCCTCCGCGTGTGAACGGAGAAACCATTGATTATGGCAAAACTGAAATCCAGCCTGGTGACGATGTGCCAAGGGCATTCTCCTATGAAACAACGGCTTATATTACCGATCAGCTGCCGTGCTGGCTTACCTATACGAATGAAGGGACGCATGCGATTATTGACCGAAATCTCCATCGTTCCCCGATGTATTCTGGCATGATTAAGGGGACAGGACCACGTTATTGTCCATCCATTGAAGATAAGGTTGTCCGCTTTAATGATAAGCCGCGCCATCAAATATTCCTGGAGCCTGAGGGTCGCAATACACATGAGGTCTACGTTCAAGGACTTTCCACAAGCCTTCCGGAGGATGTTCAAAAGGAGATCCTTTCAACCATCCCTGGTCTTGAGAATGTCCAAATGATGCGTGCTGGCTATGCGATTGAGTATGATGCGGTTGTTCCGACTCAGCTTTGGCCGACCCTTGAGACAAAACGCATTAAGAATCTATACACAGCGGGCCAAATTAATGGAACCTCCGGTTATGAGGAAGCTGCTGGTCAAGGCTTGATGGCTGGAATTAACGCTGGCCGCAGAGCGCTTAATGAAGAGGAGCTCATTCTCAGCCGTTCGGAGGCTTATATTGGGGTTCTGATTGATGATTTGGTTACGAAAGGTACGAATGAGCCATACCGCTTATTAACATCGAGAGCTGAGTACCGTCTGCTGCTTCGTCATGATAATGCTGATTTGCGCTTAACCGAAATCGGGCATAGGATCGGCTTGATTAGTGATGCCCGCTATGAACGATTTCAAACGAAGAAGGCAATCATTGAAGCTGAAATCGAAAGGCTCCGAAATACGATTATTAAGCCGAACGCGGAAGTTCAAGCTAAATTGAAAGAGTGGGGCAGCAGTGAGCTGAAGGACGGTATACGCGGCCATGATCTGTTACGAAGAACCGAGATGACTTACGCTCTTGTAAGTGAACTGATTCCAAGTGAGCAGGAAATCACAGATGATGTTGCAGAACAAGTGGAAATCCAAGTGAAATATGAAGGCTATATCGAAAAGTCTATCCAGCAGGTTGAGAAGCTTAAGAAAATGGAGAACAAAAAAATACCTGATTTGATTGATTATGATGCCATTACTGGACTTGCCTCAGAGGCAAGGCAAAAATTGAAGCAGGTACGTCCTTTATCTGTTGCGCAAGCTTCGCGAATATCTGGTGTAAATCCAGCTGATATTTCCATCCTGCTCGTCTATATCGAACAAGGGAAAATCGCTAAAATAGCCCAAAACTAATAATGAGGTAAGCACATGAATATCCATGAATTTGAACAAGCGTTAAAGGAGAAGGGGATTGACCTTTCTCCTAAACAACTTGACCAGTTTGAAACCTATTTCAAGATGCTGGTTGAATGGAATGAAAAGGTGAATTTGACCGCCATCACAGAGAAGGAAGAAGTTTATTTGAAGCATTTTTATGATTCAATTTCTCCATCCTTCTTCGTCAATCTTTCTGGGGAGAAGTCCATATGTGATGTAGGAGCGGGAGCAGGATTTCCAAGCATTCCGCTGAAGATATGCTTTCCTTCCTTGAAGGTATCGATTGTTGATTCACTTAATAAGCGCATCACCTTCTTGAAAAACCTGACAGAAACACTTGGCCTAGAAAATGTGAACCTTTATCATGACCGAGCTGAAACGTTTGGGAAGCTTTCAGAGCAGCGAGAGCAATATGATATCGTCACAGCCCGTGCGGTGGCAAGACTGTCTGTTCTCAGTGAGCTTTGTTTGCCGCTCGTCAAGGTCGGCGGACAATTCATTGCCCTGAAGGGGGCAGGGGCAGAGGATGAAGTAAGTATAGGAAAGAAGGCTGTGACCATTCTAGGCGGGAAGCTAAAAGAAGATCATTACTTCCAGCTTCCAAAAGAGGATAGTGACCGGCATATCGTCATCATCGATAAAGTGAAGCCAACACCGAAAAAATATCCTCGAAAACCAGGAACGCCGAATAAGCAGCCTCTAGAATAAAGAAACTTTAGCAGACGGGAGTGCGAAAAATCTGTATAATGAAAGATAGCGATTACTAGAAAATGAAGCGTTCCCGTTTTATTGCTAAGGTTATCAACTAGGATTATGCTAGTTGGAAGTTTTTTAAAGGTGGTGTAGGGATGAGTAAACATCCTTTTTCACGTTTTTTTGGGCTTGGAGAAAAGGAAGAGACTATAGATCATTTAGATAATCAACAGATGGAAGAAGTGCGTAATGAAATACATGAAATTCCAGTAAATTCCATATCCCCGAATCGTTTTCAGCCGCGGAGCATTTTTGCAGATGAAAAAATCAATGAGCTTGCCCAAACGATTGAAACTCATGGAATCATCCAGCCAATCGTCGTACGTGAACTTCAGGAAGGACGCTATGAAATTATCGCCGGAGAAAGGCGTTTTCGGGCAGTCAGTAAATTAGGATGGGAAACGATTCCGGCCATTATCAATAACTTATCAGATACTGAAACAGCCTCAGTGGCCTTGATTGAAAACCTCCAACGTGAAGAATTGTCCCCGATTGAAGAAGCAATTGCGTATAGTAAGCTGATTGAACTCCATCAATTGACACAAGAAGGGCTTGCAAACCAGCTGGGTATTGGACAATCAACGGTTGCGAACAAGATCCGTCTCTTGAAGCTCCCTGAGTCAGTCCAAACCGCAGTTATGAATAAGCAAATTACAGAAAGACATGCCCGTTCACTCATTCCATTGAAAAATGCCGAATTGCAAAATCAGCTTGTGAGTGAAATCATCGAAAAAAGCCTGAATGTGAAACAAACAGAAGAACGAGTCAATAAGCTTCTCTCGAAGGATGACGAAAAAAAGCCGCGTTCTATCCGTAAAGCATTCAGCAAGGATATGAGAATTGCGGTCAATACAATCAGGCAATCTATGACTATGGTAAAAGATAATGGAATTAACCTAGATTCAGAGGAAACGGAATTTGATGATTTTTACCAAATCACCATTCGTATTCCAAAAAAGAAGCAATAATTGTTTATTTATGACCCAGGTGATCAAGAAGATTGCCGGGTTTTTTTCATTTATGCTACGTTTATACATATTCCGTTATTTTCTTTACAATATTATAAATATATGGACCTCGAAAATTGGAAACATGATAAAATAGAATACGTTACAAGATGAATGAGAAATGGGGCAGGTGACAACATGGGAAAAGTAATATCCATAGCAAACCAAAAAGGAGGAGTTGGTAAGACAACGACTTCCGTTAATTTGGGGGCCTGCTTGGCGTACATCGGGAAAAAAGTATTGCTAGTCGACATTGACCCTCAAGGAAATGCGACCAGTGGAGTAGGGATAGAGAAAGCTGACGTGGAGCAATGTATTTATGATGTTCTCATTGATGACGTTGAGGTAGCGAGTGTAATCAAAGCGACCAAAGTAGAGAATCTTGATGTAATTCCGGCAACAATACAGCTGGCCGGTGCAGAAATAGAATTAGTTCCGACCATATCTCGAGAGGTTCGCTTAAAAAGAGCCCTTGAAGAAGTGTCTGACCAATACGATTACATTATCATTGATTGCCCGCCTTCTTTAGGATTATTAACTCTTAACTCCCTTACAGCATCTGACGCTGTACTTATACCTGTGCAATGTGAATACTACGCCCTAGAAGGCCTCAGTCAGTTACTCAACACAGTACGTCTAGTTCAAAAGCATTTAAATCAAGAATTAAAGATAGAAGGGGTTCTGCTCACGATGCTGGATGCTCGAACAAACCTAGGCATTCAAGTCATCGATGAGGTGAAGAAGTACTTCCAGGATAAAGTTTATAAAACAATCATTCCGCGCACAGTCCGATTAAGCGAGGCGCCAAGCCACGGGGAGCCCATTATTATTTATGACCCGAAATCACGTGGCGCAGATGTATATATAGACTTGGCAAAGGAAGTGATTGCACATGGGTAAAGGATTGGGAAAAGGACTTGGAAAGGGCCTTAATGCTTTAATAACGAATATGGAAGTAAGCAAAGAGGAAGCCATTGAAGAGATCAAGCTTTCAGAATTACGCCCGAATCCTTATCAGCCTAGGAAGTCATTCCAGGAGGATGCCATAGAAGAATTGAAGAATTCGATTTTGCAGCATGGAATCCTGCAACCATTGATTGTTCGTAAGAGCAGCATAAAAGGGTATGAAATTGTGGCAGGGGAAAGAAGATTTCGTGCCGCGAAGGAAGCAAAGCTTAAGACAGTTCCAGTCGTTGTGCGCAATTTCGATGACAGACAGATGATGGAATTAGCCTTGCTTGAGAACCTGCAGCGTGAGGATTTAAATCCTGTAGAAGAAGGGGCTGCCTATCAATCCCTTTTGCGAAAACTGGATATCACACAAGAAGAATTGGCAAAAAGGATGGGGAAAAGCCGTCCTCATATTGCTAACCATATTCGCCTACTATCACTTCCAAATGATATACAGGATTATATATCCAACGGAAAGTTATCAATGGGACATGGGAGAGCGTTACTAGGTTTAAAGAATAAGAGTTTAATCAAGCCGATTGCAGATAAGGCCATTAAGTCTAACTTAAATGTGAGACAGCTAGAGGAGATTATTCATAACCAAAATGAGAATGTTTCACGTGAAACAAAGAAAGAGCTACCTAAAGATATCTTTTTACAAGAACGTGAAAGTCATCTTCGGGAACGATTTGGCACATCTGTTACAATCAAAAAATCAAAGAAACGCGGGAAAATTGAGATTGAATTCTTCTCTGAGGATGATTTAGAAAGGATTCTGGAGATATTGGACAAATAAAAAAACCATTTTTTAATGGTTTTTTTATTTTATCAATTTTCCTGCATGTGCTCATCTTCATAACTCCAATTAAAAGTTGGTGAAACAGAGTTAATATGATTATAGGAGAGCCCTGCCATATAGATGCCCCTTGAGATGGTCTTGGCCATCTTCAGAACTAAGTTTAAGCGCGTGTTCTGCAGCACGAAGAATTCCATAAATCCGCTGACGTTCACGATACCCGTGATATGGGCTTCTCCGACATTAGGCAGCTCTTTATTGACTCCTGCTCCTGGTTTGACAGGTCCTTTTCCAATTTGGATAATGCCGACGCTTTTAACTCGTCCAAGGCATGCATCAATACCTATAATGAACGGATTATCATGCAACTGATGAATATTCGTTAATCTATCCTTTAAATTGACCGCATGGATAGGGTCATCAAGTGTCCCGTATACATAAAAGTTTGCTAGCGGCTTTTCACTTAAT contains these protein-coding regions:
- the spoIIIJ gene encoding YidC family membrane integrase SpoIIIJ, with product MKKKHLLLFGSVIFLIAILSGCSEINEPITSESEGIWNTYFVYPLSWLIIKMADIFGNRYGISIIVVTILVRLLILPLMIKQIKSTKAMQAIQPEMNRLKEKYSSKDAETQQKLQQETMALFQQHGVNPLAGCLPIFIQMPILIAFYHAIMRTTEIANHSFLWFDLGDKDPFFILPLVAGLTTYIQQKISMVGQDNNPTMQMMLYIMPIMIIVFAINFPAALSLYWVIGNLFSIAQTYFIKGPDIKQAKSDKAIARAGGKKK
- the jag gene encoding RNA-binding cell elongation regulator Jag/EloR, with amino-acid sequence MKQVTATAQTVDEAVESAIKQLNASEDMIEVQVVDEGKKGFLGLFGTRPAIVKVILKQDPLAEAKRFIEDVAEQMGAPVQVTLKREGKLVIFELSGEKIAMLIGKRGQTLNSLQYLTQLVANKHSEQYLTVMLDAEDYRSRRTQTLKQLAEKMASKALYTKKEVPLEPMPSYERKVIHSALMNKKNIKTYSAGTEPNRYIVIAPHK
- a CDS encoding RrF2 family transcriptional regulator, which encodes MRLTSYTDYSIRVLMYLSADTHKLANIKDIAAAYGISKNHLMKVIYNLGKLGYIETVRGRNGGIRLAMEPHDINIGALVRKTEEDFAIVECFTSDNHCPISPVCALRNILNQALLAFIEVLDAYSLEDISKNKGMLLKMLQQSASAELDNIDPDEDQ
- the hmpA gene encoding NO-inducible flavohemoprotein; this encodes MLSAKTIEIVKSTAPILETRGKEITTTFYRNLFVKHPELLNIFNHANQQKGRQQTALANTVTAAAHYIDRLEVLLPVVKQIAHKHRSLAIKPEHYPIVGENLLEAIKEVLGEAATDEIIGAWAEAYAVIADVFIAVEKEMYEEVQEAAGGWADYKEFIVMDKVRESENITSILLKPADGQALPAFKPGQYMTIRISIPGEQYLMNRQYSLTCSPNKEYFRISVKKELPGSSPDGKVSNYLHTYLNVGDRLEATAPAGDFTLDVMESKPVYFIAGGVGITPFMSMLHTLSEKNPSREVVLKHSVRNEQIRPFNKELKQLVQKMPHFEAMFYLSDDKRRMTSEDLQGLDPKGIYYVCGPAGFMSFAVSSLREAGIGEDQIHHEFFGPAMQLEETK
- the mnmE gene encoding tRNA uridine-5-carboxymethylaminomethyl(34) synthesis GTPase MnmE; protein product: MDFETIAAISTAMGEGAIGIVRLSGDEAIKIADSVYRSPKGKSLADVKSHTIHYGHMVDPATNQMVDEVMVSVMKGPNTFTREDTVEINCHGGLVSVNKVLQLVLNQGAKLAEPGEFTKRAFLNGRIDLSQAEAVMDLIRAKTDKAMNMALGQVEGKLSKLIRALRQEILETLAQVEVNIDYPEYDDVEEMTHRLFKERCEHVKAEIERLLQTSHQGKILREGISTVIIGRPNVGKSSLLNSLVQENKAIVTDIPGTTRDVIEEYVNVRGVPLRLVDTAGIRETEDIVERIGVERSREVLKKADLILLVLNNADDFTEEDVRLFDAVKGMDVIVLINKTDLPRKLDIDKVKDRAGNYPIIMTSLKEEVGVDQLEEAISSLFFEGNLQMGDATYVSNSRHIALLNQAKKAIEDALEGIEAGVPIDLVQIDLTKSWEMLGEIIGDSVHESLIDQLFSQFCLGK
- the mnmG gene encoding tRNA uridine-5-carboxymethylaminomethyl(34) synthesis enzyme MnmG, whose translation is MAYHAGEYDVIVVGAGHAGCEAGLAAARQGAKTLVLTINLDMVAFMPCNPSVGGPAKGIVVREIDALGGEMGRNIDKTHIQMRMLNTGKGPAVRALRAQADKFAYQNEMKKTLEDEKNLTLMQGMVDRLIIEDGECKGVITQTGAMYHSKAVVITTGTFLRGEIILGELKYSSGPNNQQPSIKLSEHLEELGFDLVRFKTGTPPRVNGETIDYGKTEIQPGDDVPRAFSYETTAYITDQLPCWLTYTNEGTHAIIDRNLHRSPMYSGMIKGTGPRYCPSIEDKVVRFNDKPRHQIFLEPEGRNTHEVYVQGLSTSLPEDVQKEILSTIPGLENVQMMRAGYAIEYDAVVPTQLWPTLETKRIKNLYTAGQINGTSGYEEAAGQGLMAGINAGRRALNEEELILSRSEAYIGVLIDDLVTKGTNEPYRLLTSRAEYRLLLRHDNADLRLTEIGHRIGLISDARYERFQTKKAIIEAEIERLRNTIIKPNAEVQAKLKEWGSSELKDGIRGHDLLRRTEMTYALVSELIPSEQEITDDVAEQVEIQVKYEGYIEKSIQQVEKLKKMENKKIPDLIDYDAITGLASEARQKLKQVRPLSVAQASRISGVNPADISILLVYIEQGKIAKIAQN
- the rsmG gene encoding 16S rRNA (guanine(527)-N(7))-methyltransferase RsmG, with protein sequence MNIHEFEQALKEKGIDLSPKQLDQFETYFKMLVEWNEKVNLTAITEKEEVYLKHFYDSISPSFFVNLSGEKSICDVGAGAGFPSIPLKICFPSLKVSIVDSLNKRITFLKNLTETLGLENVNLYHDRAETFGKLSEQREQYDIVTARAVARLSVLSELCLPLVKVGGQFIALKGAGAEDEVSIGKKAVTILGGKLKEDHYFQLPKEDSDRHIVIIDKVKPTPKKYPRKPGTPNKQPLE
- the noc gene encoding nucleoid occlusion protein translates to MSKHPFSRFFGLGEKEETIDHLDNQQMEEVRNEIHEIPVNSISPNRFQPRSIFADEKINELAQTIETHGIIQPIVVRELQEGRYEIIAGERRFRAVSKLGWETIPAIINNLSDTETASVALIENLQREELSPIEEAIAYSKLIELHQLTQEGLANQLGIGQSTVANKIRLLKLPESVQTAVMNKQITERHARSLIPLKNAELQNQLVSEIIEKSLNVKQTEERVNKLLSKDDEKKPRSIRKAFSKDMRIAVNTIRQSMTMVKDNGINLDSEETEFDDFYQITIRIPKKKQ
- a CDS encoding ParA family protein, whose amino-acid sequence is MGKVISIANQKGGVGKTTTSVNLGACLAYIGKKVLLVDIDPQGNATSGVGIEKADVEQCIYDVLIDDVEVASVIKATKVENLDVIPATIQLAGAEIELVPTISREVRLKRALEEVSDQYDYIIIDCPPSLGLLTLNSLTASDAVLIPVQCEYYALEGLSQLLNTVRLVQKHLNQELKIEGVLLTMLDARTNLGIQVIDEVKKYFQDKVYKTIIPRTVRLSEAPSHGEPIIIYDPKSRGADVYIDLAKEVIAHG
- a CDS encoding ParB/RepB/Spo0J family partition protein, whose product is MGKGLGKGLNALITNMEVSKEEAIEEIKLSELRPNPYQPRKSFQEDAIEELKNSILQHGILQPLIVRKSSIKGYEIVAGERRFRAAKEAKLKTVPVVVRNFDDRQMMELALLENLQREDLNPVEEGAAYQSLLRKLDITQEELAKRMGKSRPHIANHIRLLSLPNDIQDYISNGKLSMGHGRALLGLKNKSLIKPIADKAIKSNLNVRQLEEIIHNQNENVSRETKKELPKDIFLQERESHLRERFGTSVTIKKSKKRGKIEIEFFSEDDLERILEILDK
- the yyaC gene encoding spore protease YyaC, with amino-acid sequence MNMRPSFFEQRHSANRISYEEENAHHALSKEIISLLPKEKNRPIVIVCIGTDRSTGDALGPLIGTLLSEKPLANFYVYGTLDDPIHAVNLKDRLTNIHQLHDNPFIIGIDACLGRVKSVGIIQIGKGPVKPGAGVNKELPNVGEAHITGIVNVSGFMEFFVLQNTRLNLVLKMAKTISRGIYMAGLSYNHINSVSPTFNWSYEDEHMQEN